Proteins from a single region of Hordeum vulgare subsp. vulgare chromosome 6H, MorexV3_pseudomolecules_assembly, whole genome shotgun sequence:
- the LOC123402747 gene encoding two-component response regulator ORR23-like isoform X1, which yields MMRRDERRGAAAAATCRDQFPVGMRVLAVDDDPVCLKVLETLLRRCQYHVTATNQAIIALRMLRENRDMFDLVISDVHMPDMDGFKLLELVGLEMDLPVIMLSVNGETKTVMKGITHGACDYLLKPVRIEELKNIWQHVVRRKFSTRDSLNADMYEECNKPPSSDSDYLYDQVKCGSSVQSGRPNKKRKEYHSEEEDEDGDSSGQDNDDPSAPKRPRVVWSVELHRKFVTAVNHLGIDKAVPKRILELMNVEKLTRENVASHLQKYRVYLRRLSAVASQQAGIVAALGGRDPFLRMDAFEGLQGYQAFTSPAALSTFGAHGLLNSPRNNQTAVVIQGVATSRSIPTGSSSCTTNPLIGDAANYHLSPPGNRHGNLAQGLVTSLGQTQLEQKWMNEGSGDLSSILSGSSRANGMPRMLPSVTSSPLLPSDLVECTQAQVAIQPPVTAPSASLEQLEGAIGASSGTLVSRVSQQNALSPSGFSANGLLVHGSLNNYGASFSSNGATRLGDAFSASFRQTNDFTVPRGMKVGSSSFGGAIHLSPDTTEQKYLSFGSSDSLLDPKLVWSSSQLPSNIGAHHFMSQRSNNCSIGSSHGARMFGQTSAGASTAVPQAKFDILFSGDASMARNASESSARRSESSAQRLQSELSSSTCSFDGLLNSMIKVEKDDVAFSDDLGCDFYSFGACI from the exons ATGATGAGGAGGGATGAGAGGAGGGGTGCGGCGGCTGCGGCGACGTGCAGGGACCAGTTCCCCGTCGGCATGCGGGTCCTCGCCGTCGACGACGACCCGGTCTGCCTCAAGGTGCTCGAGACCCTCCTGCGGCGCTGTCAGTATCACG TGACGGCGACAAATCAGGCTATTATCGCGCTGAGGATGCTGCGGGAAAACAGGGACATGTTTGATTTGGTTATCAGTGATGTGCACATGCCAGACATGGATGGCTTTAAACTTCTTGAGCTTGTGGGGCTTGAAATGGACCTCCCTGTCATCA TGTTATCTGTGAATGGAGAAACAAAAACTGTAATGAAGGGGATAACTCATGGCGCCTGTGACTATCTCCTAAAACCTGTTCGCATCGAGGAACTTAAGAATATCTGGCAGCATGTTGTTAGGAGAAAATTCAGTACCCGTGACTCTCTTAATGCCGATATGTATGAAGAGTGCAATAAGCCACCAAGTTCGGACTCTGACTATTTGTACGACCAAGTTAAATGTGGGTCGTCTGTCCAAAGTGGAAGGCCCAACAAGAAGAGGAAGGAATACCatagcgaggaggaagatgaagacggGGATAGCAGCGGTCAAGACAACGATGACCCTTCCGCTCCAAAGAGGCCAAGAGTTGTTTGGTCTGTTGAACTGCATAGAAAATTTGTCACTGCTGTCAACCATCTTGGAATTGACA AAGCTGTGCCAAAAAGAATACTCGAGCTTATGAATGTTGAGAAACTCACTAGGGAAAATGTTGCAAGTCACCTACAG AAATACAGGGTTTATCTCCGACGGTTAAGTGCTGTGGCATCACAACAAGCTGGCATCGTTGCCGCCTTGGGAGGTAGAGACCCCTTTCTCCGCATGGATGCATTTGAAGGACTCCAGGGTTATCAAGCTTTCACCTCTCCTGCAGCGCTATCAACTTTCGGTGCACATGGATTGCTAAATAGTCCTAGAAACAACCAAACAGCGGTTGTGATTCAGGGGGTGGCCACTTCCAGGTCAATTCCAACTGGAAGTAGTAGTTGCACAACAAATCCTTTGATTGGTGATGCAGCTAACTATCATCTTAGCCCACCAGGAAACCGCCATGGGAACTTGGCACAAGGTTTAGTGACATCGCTTGGGCAGACCCAATTGGAACAGAAGTGGATGAATGAAGGCAGCGGTGACCTGTCCAGCATCCTTTCCGGGAGCAGCCGGGCTAATGGCATGCCTCGCATGCTCCCAAGTGTCACAAGCAGCCCATTATTGCCTTCAGATCTTGTGGAGTGCACACAAGCCCAAGTAGCCATCCAACCACCAGTTACAGCTCCCTCTGCAAGTTTAGAACAACTTGAAGGCGCCATTGGAGCTTCTTCCGGTACATTGGTGTCTCGTGTATCCCAGCAGAACGCTCTTTCTCCATCTGGATTTTCTGCAAACGGGTTGCTAGTGCATGGTTCGCTCAACAATTACGGTGCTTCATTCAGCAGTAACGGTGCAACCAGATTGGGTGATGCATTCTCAGCCAGTTTTCGTCAAACAAATGACTTCACCGTCCCAAGAGGTATGAAAGTGGGATCTAGCTCCTTTGGTGGCGCGATACATTTGTCTCCAGATACCACCGAGCAAAAGTACTTGAGCTTTGGAAGTTCAGACAGtctacttgatccgaagcttgtaTGGAGTTCCTCTCAGTTGCCAAGCAACATTGGTGCTCATCATTTCATGAGCCAGAGGTCGAACAACTGCAGCATTGGCAGCAGCCATGGTGCCAGAATGTTTGGACAGACAAGCGCAGGTGCCTCGACAGCTGTTCCACAAGCAAAGTTCGACATCCTCTTCTCAGGAGATGCTTCGATGGCAAGGAATGCATCCGAATCAAGCGCTCGAAGGTCCGAATCAAGCGCTCAAAGGTTGCAGAGCGAGCTCAGCTCCAGCACCTGCAGCTTTGACGGTCTTCTCAATTCCATGATCAAAGTG GAGAAGGACGATGTTGCCTTCAGCGACGATCTGGGGTGCGACTTCTACTCGTTCGGGGCTTGCATATGA
- the LOC123402747 gene encoding two-component response regulator ORR23-like isoform X2 yields MMRRDERRGAAAAATCRDQFPVGMRVLAVDDDPVCLKVLETLLRRCQYHVTATNQAIIALRMLRENRDMFDLVISDVHMPDMDGFKLLELVGLEMDLPVIMLSVNGETKTVMKGITHGACDYLLKPVRIEELKNIWQHVVRRKFSTRDSLNADMYEECNKPPSSDSDYLYDQVKCGSSVQSGRPNKKRKEYHSEEEDEDGDSSGQDNDDPSAPKRPRVVWSVELHRKFVTAVNHLGIDSKNLPVLPSLKYRVYLRRLSAVASQQAGIVAALGGRDPFLRMDAFEGLQGYQAFTSPAALSTFGAHGLLNSPRNNQTAVVIQGVATSRSIPTGSSSCTTNPLIGDAANYHLSPPGNRHGNLAQGLVTSLGQTQLEQKWMNEGSGDLSSILSGSSRANGMPRMLPSVTSSPLLPSDLVECTQAQVAIQPPVTAPSASLEQLEGAIGASSGTLVSRVSQQNALSPSGFSANGLLVHGSLNNYGASFSSNGATRLGDAFSASFRQTNDFTVPRGMKVGSSSFGGAIHLSPDTTEQKYLSFGSSDSLLDPKLVWSSSQLPSNIGAHHFMSQRSNNCSIGSSHGARMFGQTSAGASTAVPQAKFDILFSGDASMARNASESSARRSESSAQRLQSELSSSTCSFDGLLNSMIKVEKDDVAFSDDLGCDFYSFGACI; encoded by the exons ATGATGAGGAGGGATGAGAGGAGGGGTGCGGCGGCTGCGGCGACGTGCAGGGACCAGTTCCCCGTCGGCATGCGGGTCCTCGCCGTCGACGACGACCCGGTCTGCCTCAAGGTGCTCGAGACCCTCCTGCGGCGCTGTCAGTATCACG TGACGGCGACAAATCAGGCTATTATCGCGCTGAGGATGCTGCGGGAAAACAGGGACATGTTTGATTTGGTTATCAGTGATGTGCACATGCCAGACATGGATGGCTTTAAACTTCTTGAGCTTGTGGGGCTTGAAATGGACCTCCCTGTCATCA TGTTATCTGTGAATGGAGAAACAAAAACTGTAATGAAGGGGATAACTCATGGCGCCTGTGACTATCTCCTAAAACCTGTTCGCATCGAGGAACTTAAGAATATCTGGCAGCATGTTGTTAGGAGAAAATTCAGTACCCGTGACTCTCTTAATGCCGATATGTATGAAGAGTGCAATAAGCCACCAAGTTCGGACTCTGACTATTTGTACGACCAAGTTAAATGTGGGTCGTCTGTCCAAAGTGGAAGGCCCAACAAGAAGAGGAAGGAATACCatagcgaggaggaagatgaagacggGGATAGCAGCGGTCAAGACAACGATGACCCTTCCGCTCCAAAGAGGCCAAGAGTTGTTTGGTCTGTTGAACTGCATAGAAAATTTGTCACTGCTGTCAACCATCTTGGAATTGACAGTAAGAACTTACCAGTCCTCCCTTCTCTG AAATACAGGGTTTATCTCCGACGGTTAAGTGCTGTGGCATCACAACAAGCTGGCATCGTTGCCGCCTTGGGAGGTAGAGACCCCTTTCTCCGCATGGATGCATTTGAAGGACTCCAGGGTTATCAAGCTTTCACCTCTCCTGCAGCGCTATCAACTTTCGGTGCACATGGATTGCTAAATAGTCCTAGAAACAACCAAACAGCGGTTGTGATTCAGGGGGTGGCCACTTCCAGGTCAATTCCAACTGGAAGTAGTAGTTGCACAACAAATCCTTTGATTGGTGATGCAGCTAACTATCATCTTAGCCCACCAGGAAACCGCCATGGGAACTTGGCACAAGGTTTAGTGACATCGCTTGGGCAGACCCAATTGGAACAGAAGTGGATGAATGAAGGCAGCGGTGACCTGTCCAGCATCCTTTCCGGGAGCAGCCGGGCTAATGGCATGCCTCGCATGCTCCCAAGTGTCACAAGCAGCCCATTATTGCCTTCAGATCTTGTGGAGTGCACACAAGCCCAAGTAGCCATCCAACCACCAGTTACAGCTCCCTCTGCAAGTTTAGAACAACTTGAAGGCGCCATTGGAGCTTCTTCCGGTACATTGGTGTCTCGTGTATCCCAGCAGAACGCTCTTTCTCCATCTGGATTTTCTGCAAACGGGTTGCTAGTGCATGGTTCGCTCAACAATTACGGTGCTTCATTCAGCAGTAACGGTGCAACCAGATTGGGTGATGCATTCTCAGCCAGTTTTCGTCAAACAAATGACTTCACCGTCCCAAGAGGTATGAAAGTGGGATCTAGCTCCTTTGGTGGCGCGATACATTTGTCTCCAGATACCACCGAGCAAAAGTACTTGAGCTTTGGAAGTTCAGACAGtctacttgatccgaagcttgtaTGGAGTTCCTCTCAGTTGCCAAGCAACATTGGTGCTCATCATTTCATGAGCCAGAGGTCGAACAACTGCAGCATTGGCAGCAGCCATGGTGCCAGAATGTTTGGACAGACAAGCGCAGGTGCCTCGACAGCTGTTCCACAAGCAAAGTTCGACATCCTCTTCTCAGGAGATGCTTCGATGGCAAGGAATGCATCCGAATCAAGCGCTCGAAGGTCCGAATCAAGCGCTCAAAGGTTGCAGAGCGAGCTCAGCTCCAGCACCTGCAGCTTTGACGGTCTTCTCAATTCCATGATCAAAGTG GAGAAGGACGATGTTGCCTTCAGCGACGATCTGGGGTGCGACTTCTACTCGTTCGGGGCTTGCATATGA